One segment of Carya illinoinensis cultivar Pawnee chromosome 1, C.illinoinensisPawnee_v1, whole genome shotgun sequence DNA contains the following:
- the LOC122305565 gene encoding CLK4-associating serine/arginine rich protein isoform X2, giving the protein MWHEARRSERKVHDMMDAARKRAQRRAVFLAKRRGDPQQSIQALGARSRVYRDDALYQATQDQQGLIPWNGKQEILIDRFDGRALLDFIRDSGSRHFRVQEKSEEEEEVEEFVNFERYRDLIKHRRRGFTDEEGLQHVNQEMEAKVVAPFISDRSQPQPPASKGSYSQVGFSYEGEGKEEAHLSDADDNEDDDEDEEDEDFNSDDSNDEGMDIIAKEFGVKRYGWLVYMDKKAKEEEKRQKEVIKGDPAIRKLSRKERRKVSQIERERETEVARVTGARVFHHDPYREPRRSPTYEAYPRSRRSRSRSYSPSYSRRYVRGGHSDDVHRSKPRTPKIEYITEFGGSGDGNELKLERFSPPPSPPSQADMLNRPSSGRILEALHVDPASNVSLDKEKSAKVLKPAVSTTSAIAKLNKASTSGGTLKQQQGEKKETPQERLKRIMSRQLNKQIKKDTAAEMAKKREQERQRLEKLAETSRLGRYGHRSRSRSYSRSPSRYRHSRSPSRSRSSRRYYSRSRSRSHSPTRSRSRSRSHSYSRSPRVRSRSRYR; this is encoded by the exons ATGTGGCACGAGGCGAGGAGGTCGGAGAGGAAGGTCCACGACATGATGGACGCGGCTCGGAAGCGAGCGCAGAGACGAGCCGTGTTCTTAGCTAAGCGGCGGGGCGATCCTCAGCAATCGATCCAGGCCCTTGGCGCTCGCTCCCGAGTGTACCGGGATGATGCCCTCTACCAGGCCACTCAGGACCAGCAAGGCCT GATACCTTGGAATGGGAAACAGGAAATTTTGATTGATAG ATTTGATGGCCGTGCACTTCTGGATTTCATTCGGGATTCTGGGTCCCGACATTTTCGGGTTCAGGAGAAgtctgaagaagaagaagaagtagaagaGTTTGTTAATTTTGAGCGTTATCGGGATTTAATTAAGCACCGGCGTAGAGGAT TTACCGATGAGGAGGGTTTGCAACATGTAAACCAGGAGATGGAAGCGAAGGTTGTGGCTCCATTTATATCAGACAG ATCTCAACCGCAACCTCCTGCAAGCAAAGGCTCTTATTCACAGGTGGGATTTTCTTATGAGGGGGAGGGGAAAGAGGAAGCCCATCTTTCTGATGCTGATGataatgaggatgatgatgaggatgaagAAGACGAAGATTTCAACAGTGATGATAGCAATGATGAAGGGATGGATATTATAGCAAAAGAATTTGGTGTAAAAAGGTATGGATGGCTTGTTTACATGGATAAAAAGGCTaaggaggaagagaaaaggCAAAAGGAAGTTATCAAAGGTGATCCTGCAATT AGGAAGCTGAGCCGCAAGGAAAGAAGGAAGGTTTCTCAAatagaaagggagagagaaacaGAAGTTGCACGAGTGACTGGTGCCAGAGTGTTCCATCATGATCCATACCG GGAGCCTAGACGAAGTCCAACTTATGAAGCTTATCCTCGCTCTAGAAG ATCAAGATCACGGTCGTATTCCCCATCATATTCAAGGCGTTATGTTCGTGGCGGGCATTCTGATGATGTTCATCGAAGCAAACCAAGGACACCAAAAATAGAGTACATTACTGAATTTGGGGGCTCCGGTGATGGGAATGAACTGAAGCTTGAACGATTTTCTCCACCCCCATCTCCACCATCTCAGGCTGACATGTTGAACCG GCCATCATCCGGTCGCATACTTGAGGCGCTTCATGTTGATCCTGCATCTAATGTGTCTCTTGATAAGGAAAAGAGTGCTAAAGTTTTGAAACCAGCAGTAAG CACAACTTCAGCAATAGCAAAGTTAAATAAGGCAAGTACCTCTGGGGGGACTTTAAAACAACAACAGGGGGAGAAGAAGGAAACTCCTCAAGAACGACTTAAAAGGATTATGAGCAGGCAGCTGAACAAACAAA TTAAAAAAGATACTGCTGCTGAAATGGCTAAAAAACGTGAACAAGAGCGCCAGAGGCTTGAAAAGCTTGCCGAAACAAGTCGCTTAGGTCGATATGGGCATCGGAGCCGCAGCCGCAGCTACAGCCGTTCTCCTTCAAG ATACAGGCATAGTAGAAGTCCAAGTAGAAGCAGGAGTTCCCGAAGATATTATTCTCGTTCTCGTTCTCGTTCCCATTCCCCCACCCGGTCCCGTTCCCGCTCCCGCTCTCACTCTTACTCCCGTTCTCCAAG GGTAAGAAGCCGTTCCAGATACCGATAG
- the LOC122305565 gene encoding CLK4-associating serine/arginine rich protein isoform X1 has translation MWHEARRSERKVHDMMDAARKRAQRRAVFLAKRRGDPQQSIQALGARSRVYRDDALYQATQDQQGLIPWNGKQEILIDRFDGRALLDFIRDSGSRHFRVQEKSEEEEEVEEFVNFERYRDLIKHRRRGFTDEEGLQHVNQEMEAKVVAPFISDRSQPQPPASKGSYSQVGFSYEGEGKEEAHLSDADDNEDDDEDEEDEDFNSDDSNDEGMDIIAKEFGVKRYGWLVYMDKKAKEEEKRQKEVIKGDPAIRKLSRKERRKVSQIERERETEVARVTGARVFHHDPYREPRRSPTYEAYPRSRRSRSRSYSPSYSRRYVRGGHSDDVHRSKPRTPKIEYITEFGGSGDGNELKLERFSPPPSPPSQADMLNRPSSGRILEALHVDPASNVSLDKEKSAKVLKPAVSTTSAIAKLNKASTSGGTLKQQQGEKKETPQERLKRIMSRQLNKQIKKDTAAEMAKKREQERQRLEKLAETSRLGRYGHRSRSRSYSRSPSRRYRHSRSPSRSRSSRRYYSRSRSRSHSPTRSRSRSRSHSYSRSPRVRSRSRYR, from the exons ATGTGGCACGAGGCGAGGAGGTCGGAGAGGAAGGTCCACGACATGATGGACGCGGCTCGGAAGCGAGCGCAGAGACGAGCCGTGTTCTTAGCTAAGCGGCGGGGCGATCCTCAGCAATCGATCCAGGCCCTTGGCGCTCGCTCCCGAGTGTACCGGGATGATGCCCTCTACCAGGCCACTCAGGACCAGCAAGGCCT GATACCTTGGAATGGGAAACAGGAAATTTTGATTGATAG ATTTGATGGCCGTGCACTTCTGGATTTCATTCGGGATTCTGGGTCCCGACATTTTCGGGTTCAGGAGAAgtctgaagaagaagaagaagtagaagaGTTTGTTAATTTTGAGCGTTATCGGGATTTAATTAAGCACCGGCGTAGAGGAT TTACCGATGAGGAGGGTTTGCAACATGTAAACCAGGAGATGGAAGCGAAGGTTGTGGCTCCATTTATATCAGACAG ATCTCAACCGCAACCTCCTGCAAGCAAAGGCTCTTATTCACAGGTGGGATTTTCTTATGAGGGGGAGGGGAAAGAGGAAGCCCATCTTTCTGATGCTGATGataatgaggatgatgatgaggatgaagAAGACGAAGATTTCAACAGTGATGATAGCAATGATGAAGGGATGGATATTATAGCAAAAGAATTTGGTGTAAAAAGGTATGGATGGCTTGTTTACATGGATAAAAAGGCTaaggaggaagagaaaaggCAAAAGGAAGTTATCAAAGGTGATCCTGCAATT AGGAAGCTGAGCCGCAAGGAAAGAAGGAAGGTTTCTCAAatagaaagggagagagaaacaGAAGTTGCACGAGTGACTGGTGCCAGAGTGTTCCATCATGATCCATACCG GGAGCCTAGACGAAGTCCAACTTATGAAGCTTATCCTCGCTCTAGAAG ATCAAGATCACGGTCGTATTCCCCATCATATTCAAGGCGTTATGTTCGTGGCGGGCATTCTGATGATGTTCATCGAAGCAAACCAAGGACACCAAAAATAGAGTACATTACTGAATTTGGGGGCTCCGGTGATGGGAATGAACTGAAGCTTGAACGATTTTCTCCACCCCCATCTCCACCATCTCAGGCTGACATGTTGAACCG GCCATCATCCGGTCGCATACTTGAGGCGCTTCATGTTGATCCTGCATCTAATGTGTCTCTTGATAAGGAAAAGAGTGCTAAAGTTTTGAAACCAGCAGTAAG CACAACTTCAGCAATAGCAAAGTTAAATAAGGCAAGTACCTCTGGGGGGACTTTAAAACAACAACAGGGGGAGAAGAAGGAAACTCCTCAAGAACGACTTAAAAGGATTATGAGCAGGCAGCTGAACAAACAAA TTAAAAAAGATACTGCTGCTGAAATGGCTAAAAAACGTGAACAAGAGCGCCAGAGGCTTGAAAAGCTTGCCGAAACAAGTCGCTTAGGTCGATATGGGCATCGGAGCCGCAGCCGCAGCTACAGCCGTTCTCCTTCAAG AAGATACAGGCATAGTAGAAGTCCAAGTAGAAGCAGGAGTTCCCGAAGATATTATTCTCGTTCTCGTTCTCGTTCCCATTCCCCCACCCGGTCCCGTTCCCGCTCCCGCTCTCACTCTTACTCCCGTTCTCCAAG GGTAAGAAGCCGTTCCAGATACCGATAG
- the LOC122305582 gene encoding uncharacterized protein LOC122305582 translates to MPAQGAVLEVSAAPMYRPHAPPPPQPSETPSLAQPPMISPLYKQHSWSPDAYRDEAWLRRRGNSKNRRSKSVTDEDLDELKACIELGFGFEDSPSPEVDYKRLSDTLPALGLYYAVNKQYNDTVSKSTTTPPSSSTASECDSTPSPLGSPLNLFGPGDNPQTVKTRLKQWAQVVACSVRQCSS, encoded by the exons ATGCCCGCCCAAGGGGCTGTGCTCGAGGTCTCCGCCGCCCCCATGTATCGGCCACACGCGCCACCGCCACCTCAACCGTCGGAAACGCCGTCGCTGGCTCAACCGCCGATGATATCTCCTCTTTACAAGCAGCACTCGTGGTCCCCGGACGCCTACCGCGACGAGGCGTGGCTCCGGCGCAGGGGAAACAGCAAGAACCGACGGAGCAAGAGCGTTACCGACGAGGATCTTGACGAGCTCAAGGCCTGCATCGAGTTGGGATTCGGCTTCGAAGACTCGCCTTCGCCCGAGGTGGATTATAAGCGCTTGTCTGATACTTTGCCCGCTCTGGGCCTCTATTACGCCGTCAACAAGCAATACAACGACACCGTTTCCAAGTCAACCACCACTCCGCCGTCTTCGTCCACGGCGTCGGAGTGCGACAGCACTCCGTCTCCCCTCGGTAGTCCCCTCAACCTTTTCGGCCCAG GTGATAATCCTCAGACGGTGAAGACAAGGTTGAAACAGTGGGCGCAGGTGGTTGCTTGTTCTGTGCGGCAATGTTCAAgctaa